In Thermodesulfobacteriota bacterium, the genomic stretch AAAGAGAAAACAGGCACATACAAAAGAAAGGCCCCTTTGGGAAAAGGGGCCTTTCTCGGGTCACTAAAAAAATTCCGCTTACTTGTCGAGTCTATATCACTCCTTCCCCTTGATGGGGAGGCTGTGAGGGGTATTCGCCAACCCTCTCCAATCCGTCTGCGGGGCAGTCCAGTTGCCGCGGAGATTGTTCAGGGCCTGAAGACGGAATGGCAGCTTACGCAGCCGTCGAGGAGCTTCTTCGTAAGGCCGCTCATCTTCTGGATGTCGCTTGAGTGCGCGGCCTTCGCGAGTGATTCGAGGTCGGCGTGGAACTCATGGTCCATGCGCTTGAACTCCTTTGCCTTTGCCGCGTTTTTCCTGAGCTTTACCTCTCCGTGGTGGAGCGCCTCCTGCGTTTTTTCCATGGTCCCGTGAAGGGAGTGGACAGCTTCATGCACCCTGTGCCCGTCGCCGAGGGCGACCGCCGATACTATCTCCCTGAACGCGGCGTCGAGCTGCCGCATCTCGTCGATAAGGGCGTTTGTCGAAGCGCCTTTCGCCGGTGCCTGGTGATCGTGCCTGTGGTGGTCGTCAGCCGCAGAGGCGATGCCCGGGGCGCATAGCAGGAAAGCAAGAAAAATAGCGGATAAGTTTTTCATCCTTTCACCTCCTGTGAATGGGCAAGCAGCTTATCATCTCCCGTTGGATGCATATATGACAAGGGTCATATTCGGGGGGGTGCGCTCAGGTATTCAAGCTGAAAGACGCCCTCCCAAGCCCTGCCCTGATCCTCTCAATAGTTTCGGGATCCGGCTTGAAGGGGAGGTCTGTTTGAGGAGCGGGCATCTCTATCCGGTAGTCGCCTTCAAAGGGGGTCGAGGAGACCTTGAGGTTGTGCGCGGTGACCATGAGCGGCTCGAGGTTCACAACGTCCTGTATGTTGTATGCCAGGAGCGTTTCGAGCGCCTTGGGGTTCCTGTTCCTTCTGTAATCCTTCCAGAGGAGGACCGCGAAGTATCCGTCAACTCCGTCGAGCCCGCCGCGGTCGATGCCTATGAGCTTTTCGCAGCCCTTGAGGCCTCCCTTGAATCCCAGGTCGCGGAGCACGAAACGGAGGTCGATGTGCGCATGGGGGAGGCGGATATCCATGCTGCTTTCGATAAAGGGTATGTCAAAACACCTGCCGTTGTAGGTGACGAGGAGCTTGTACCCGAATATGTCCTTCTTGAATTTGTCGAGGTTCTCGCCCCGTATGTAATAGCGGACCCTCCTTCCGTCGTAAAGGGAGATCGCGGTTATGTAGCCGTGGCTGCCCACATAGCCGTTTGTCTCTATATCGATATAGGCGACGTCATCCCTGAATTCCGAAAATATCCTCCATGACTCCTTGGGCGGAATCAGCTTTCCGAAAAAAGCAGGGTCGCCTTCGAGAAGTTTCAGGCGGGATTGGTCCAGGACGGATTGAAAGACGCCTTCGGCGGTCCTCCGGAGCTTGAAATCCCCGAGCGGGGAGTCCCAGTCCACGATGCCGTTTTCCCAGAGCCTCCGCTCGGTCTTCAGCCCCACGCCCGGGATATGGCAGAAGGTATTCTTGAGCATCAGGCGTATTCTAACATGGAAAGATTTACGGTAAAAACGAAAATGGCGTATATACTTAAAAAATCCGGCAGCACAGGCCCCGCAATGGGCATTGCCGGTCTGGGGGGGGCGCGTAATGATAATACTTGTCCACGGCGGAGCGGGCGCAAAGAGGCCCCTTAAGAAGGCCCTGCAAGGGATAGGCGAGGCGCTTAAAACCGGATATGGCGTGCTTGAGCGCGGGGGAGCAGCGCTCGACGCGGTCACCGGGGCCATCTCGTTGATGGAGGACTCCGGCCTATTTAACGCCGGTGACGGCTCAAACATCCAGCTCGACGGAGTAAGGCGGCTCGACGCAGCGCTCATGGAGGGCGAAAGCCTCGGGGCAGGCGCGGTCATCGGCCTCGAAGGCTTCAGGAACCCGATAAGGGCCGCAAGGGAGGCTATGGGGCTTCCGAATAATGTATTCACGAATACGGGGGCGGCAGGCATAGCCGAAAAGGCCGGACTTCCGCGCCTCGGGCCGCCTACCGCGAAAGTCCTTGAACGGCTCGAGAGGGCGCGGAAAACCGAGCCGGGCAAGCTATACGAAAAATATTTCTCGACGGTCGGCGCGGTCGCGATGGACAGGGAAGGGAACCTCGCGGCAGGCTCCTCCACCGGAGGTGTCTTTGCCATGCTCCCCGGGAGGGTGGGAGACACTCCGCTCATAGGCTCCGGCGTCTACGCGGATAATAGGCTCGGGGCGGTCACGTGCACCGGAAGGGGCGAGGAAATACTGAGGGTTTGCCTTGCCAAGGAGGTCTCCATGCTCATGGGCGGATGGACCGCGCCGGAAGCTGCCAGGGCGGCGTTAAAAAGGCTTGTTGGCCTTGGCTTCCAGGCAGGGTTCCTGGCCCTGGATAGAAGCGGGAGCTACGCGATCGCGCATACGACCGCTTATATGGCGGCAGGCACCGCAAGCCCGGAAGGGGTCTTCGTCGGAACCAGCTTCGAAGCCGCCGGTTAGCCGGTTGCCGAGTCGACCATCAGATAGACCATCTCGGACCCGGCGCTTACCTCCACTATGGCGTGCTCCTCTCCGGGCTCTACCACAAGGAGGTGTCCCCTTCTTAAAAGGACGCGCTCGCCCATGACGCTAAAGGTAATAGCGCCACTTACGCAATAGAAGATCTCTGATGAGCCCTCGTGCGTGTGGGCCGAGGCGGTCGCGCCCTGCTCGAGAACGATATGGCTTATCTTCTTAACACAGGAGACCGGTTCATCGAGGAGGACCCTTTTTTTAAGCTCCGGGTCGTGGGATACCGGCCTTTCAGGAGCGCCTTCGAGAGAGTAGTGCCTCATGTGGAAAGGATATACGATGCCGGGGTTATTTCAAGGACCTGCGCCTTATTCAATGACCAGGACCGGCACCGGCGAGGAGAAATCGGTTCCGTCCCCGAGCTGGCCCGAGGTATTCCTTCCCCAGCAGGCTATCCTTCCGTCGTCCAGGCCCGCGCAGGAATGGAAAAAGCCCGCTGTTACGGAAGTAGCCGTTGCGATTCCAGCCGCAGGCACCGGGTTTATCGTGGTGGTCGGCGGAGCGCCGGACCCGGGGGGAACGAACCCCGCGAAGCTCCCGTTTCCAAGCTGCCCGTCCGCGTTTTCACCCCAGCAGAAGACCCTTTTATTCGAGAGCGCGGCGCATGAATGCGAAAGGCCCGCGGCAACTGAAACAGCCCCGGACAGACCCGGCGAAACTGGCGTGCTGGAGGAGATAAGGTCCGGGGCGGGCCAGAACGAGCCGAGCTGCCCCGAGGAATTATCCCCCCAGCACCTTATCGAACCGTCTCCGAGAAGGGCGCAGGTGTGGCTTTCCCCGGCGCTCAATGAGACCGCGTTCGAAAGGCCGGTGACCTCCACAGGGGAGAGCGAGCCTGAGCCGGTCGGTATGCCCGCGTTGCCGAGCTGGTCAAAGAGGCTCGAGCCCCAGCACCGGACTTCGCCGCCTGAAACGAGGGCGCAGGTATGGGTGCCGCCCGCTGAAACGGCCGTGGCCCCCGTGAGGCCGGTGACCGCGATTGGGGAGGCCGAGTGCGCGAAGGAGCCGTTACCGAGCTGCCCAAACTCGTTATTACCCCAGCACGCGACCGTGCCGTCGGAGAGAACCGCACAAGTGTGCGAGTTTCCAGCGGAAGTCGAAGCCGCCCCAATAAGGCCGGATACCTCGATTGGAGTGGTCGAGCTCGCAACCGTTGCGTTGCCGAGCTGGCCAAAAGCATTTCTTCCCCAGCACCGGACAGTGCCGTCCGGAAGGAGGGCGCAAGTGTGCGCCCTTCCCGAAGAGACCTCGACAGGGGCGGACAGGCCCCCTACGGTGACCGGGAAGGGAGAATCGAGCCTTCCTCCATTGCCGAGCTGGCCGTCCGAATTTTCACCCCAGCATACGGCCGAATCGCCCGAGGCGGCGCATGTATGGAAGCCCCCGGCAGAAATTAGCGTTGCCCTGAGCTCAGTGCCGTCGTCCCCGTTACCGCAGCCCCAGAGGGATGGGAGGAGAAAAATAATAAGTAGAAACGGCTGGATTCTCAATATTTTCGCTCCGGATGCGCTCGTTTCCCGGCCCGATTAAGTATTCCGCAAAAAAGGGGCGTGTCAAGGGCCTAACCCGGATGAGCCCGGATGCTTGTAATTGACCGGAAGGCCGTTTTCTGCTATTTTAATCTGAGTTTCCAGCAGGGGTATTCATGGGCAAGGGAAGGATTCTCGTAATCGATGACGACGCGTTCTTCAGGGTCCTTTGCTCTGACATGCTGACGGGCGGAGGTTACTCCGTAATAACCGCGTCCTCCGGAAAAGAGGCCCTGGCCGTCATGGAGGACGAAAGCTTCGACATCGTCATGACCGACCTCGTCATGCCGGACCTAAGCGGCATAGAGGTGCTGGAAAGGGTAAAGCAGAAAAACACGCTCACGGACGTAATCCTCGTAACCGGCCACGGCTCGATAGAGTCTGCCATAGCGGCCTTGAGGAGCGGCGCTTTCGACTACATAATGAAGCCGCTCAACGAGGCCGAGCTCCTCCATACGGTCGGGAGCTGCATGGAGAAGCGCAAGCTCCTCGAAGAGAACCAGGAGATGCGCCAGTCGCTGCGGCTCTTCGAGGTGAGCCGGGCCATAACCACCACCCTCGACATACCCAGGCTTTACGAGCTCACCCTCGACGCGCTCCTCCAGACCGTCCCGTCTGACTCAGGCATCGCCACCTTCTATGAAAGCGACTTAAGGACCCTCGCGGTAAAGGCGTCAAGGCACATAGACCCGGACCAGGCCGAGCGGCTTGCAGGACTCTTCAAGTCCATATTCGAGAGGGACTACGAGGCCAAGCCCGAGATACGGGTCTTTCCAAAAGAAGGGCTGGGCTTCGCGGAGAACGGGCCGCTTAAGGGGTTCGAGTCCTTCATCGTCGCGCCACTGGCCAGGGGGCAGAAGGCCATCGGCTACTTCATCCTCCTCTCCCGCAAGCGGAAGGAGGAATACTCCGAGAAGGACCTGCTGAACGCCTCTTTCATATCGGAGCACGCCTCGACCGCCTATGAAAACGCGGAGAAGTACGCGGACGCCAAGGAGATGGCCTTCATAGACAGCCTCACGAACCTCTATAACGCCAAGTACCTGGACCTCGTCCTCGACAAGGAGATAAAGAGGGCGGACAGGCTCAGGATGCACGTGACGGTCCTCTTCCTCGACCTCGACAACTTCAAGAACGTGAACGACTCTAACGACCACCTCGTCGGCTCAAAGGTGCTCATTGAGCTCGGGCATCTCCTCTTGAAATGCGTGAGGGAAGTGGACACCGTTATAAGATACGGAGGCGACGAGTTCGTAATCATACTGGCGGACGCGGACCACAAGGCGGCGATGCAGGTCGCGAACAGGATACGGGCGGCCATAGAAAGGCACGAGTTCGTGCAGGCCGAAGAGAAGCTTGTCCTCAAGATAACCGCCTCGATCGGGGTCGCGACCTACCCCACCCACACGAGGAACATGCGCGAGCTCCTGAAGACCGCGGACAAGGCCATGTACAAGGCCAAGGACCTTTCCAGGAACACGGTATTTCTCGCGCCGATACCTGAAATCGTGGTTCCCAAATAGGGACGAATTCCCCCACAAAAAGACAGCCCTGCCATTTTGCGGAAAAAGCAAAATAGTTTAGCTGCTGAAAAGCTCCGGATGCGCGGCCCCAATAACAGGGAAGCGGGGAATCAGGAGTATTATCGTATAAGCCGGAGTATCGATCGGCAAGAAAAACGAAGCGGATTTCCAGCAGCCTAAAGGAAGCTCCCGCCTGCCCGGGCGAGCTCCGCCGCAAGCCCCCGTATCCTCTTCATGTCGGTTTTTCCGGTCGCTGTGACCGGAAGCTCCTCAATGAAAAAGAAGCTGTCCCGCTTGGGGAGCC encodes the following:
- a CDS encoding isoaspartyl peptidase/L-asparaginase, which encodes MIILVHGGAGAKRPLKKALQGIGEALKTGYGVLERGGAALDAVTGAISLMEDSGLFNAGDGSNIQLDGVRRLDAALMEGESLGAGAVIGLEGFRNPIRAAREAMGLPNNVFTNTGAAGIAEKAGLPRLGPPTAKVLERLERARKTEPGKLYEKYFSTVGAVAMDREGNLAAGSSTGGVFAMLPGRVGDTPLIGSGVYADNRLGAVTCTGRGEEILRVCLAKEVSMLMGGWTAPEAARAALKRLVGLGFQAGFLALDRSGSYAIAHTTAYMAAGTASPEGVFVGTSFEAAG
- a CDS encoding cupin domain-containing protein — protein: MRHYSLEGAPERPVSHDPELKKRVLLDEPVSCVKKISHIVLEQGATASAHTHEGSSEIFYCVSGAITFSVMGERVLLRRGHLLVVEPGEEHAIVEVSAGSEMVYLMVDSATG
- a CDS encoding diguanylate cyclase — protein: MGKGRILVIDDDAFFRVLCSDMLTGGGYSVITASSGKEALAVMEDESFDIVMTDLVMPDLSGIEVLERVKQKNTLTDVILVTGHGSIESAIAALRSGAFDYIMKPLNEAELLHTVGSCMEKRKLLEENQEMRQSLRLFEVSRAITTTLDIPRLYELTLDALLQTVPSDSGIATFYESDLRTLAVKASRHIDPDQAERLAGLFKSIFERDYEAKPEIRVFPKEGLGFAENGPLKGFESFIVAPLARGQKAIGYFILLSRKRKEEYSEKDLLNASFISEHASTAYENAEKYADAKEMAFIDSLTNLYNAKYLDLVLDKEIKRADRLRMHVTVLFLDLDNFKNVNDSNDHLVGSKVLIELGHLLLKCVREVDTVIRYGGDEFVIILADADHKAAMQVANRIRAAIERHEFVQAEEKLVLKITASIGVATYPTHTRNMRELLKTADKAMYKAKDLSRNTVFLAPIPEIVVPK
- a CDS encoding ribonuclease H-like domain-containing protein, with the translated sequence MLKNTFCHIPGVGLKTERRLWENGIVDWDSPLGDFKLRRTAEGVFQSVLDQSRLKLLEGDPAFFGKLIPPKESWRIFSEFRDDVAYIDIETNGYVGSHGYITAISLYDGRRVRYYIRGENLDKFKKDIFGYKLLVTYNGRCFDIPFIESSMDIRLPHAHIDLRFVLRDLGFKGGLKGCEKLIGIDRGGLDGVDGYFAVLLWKDYRRNRNPKALETLLAYNIQDVVNLEPLMVTAHNLKVSSTPFEGDYRIEMPAPQTDLPFKPDPETIERIRAGLGRASFSLNT